From one Magnolia sinica isolate HGM2019 chromosome 18, MsV1, whole genome shotgun sequence genomic stretch:
- the LOC131233121 gene encoding putative germin-like protein 2-1 isoform X2, producing the protein MSTGFLLLAFFAFSFSFISASDPSPLQDFCVAVRNSPVLVNGFVCKDPMQVQADDFFLTGLDKPGNMSNKVGSNVTQVNVAQIAGLNTLGVSLVRIDYAPYGLNAPHTHPRATEILTVLEGTLYVGFVTSNPDNRLMTKVLQKGDVFVFPIGLVHFQFNIGLTNAIAIAGLSSQSPGTITIANAVFGSNPPISDDILAKAFQVDKNIVDYLQSKFGMKN; encoded by the exons ATGTCCACGGGCTTTCTTCTCTTAGCATTTTTTGCATTCAGTTTCTCCTTTATCTCCGCATCCGATCCCAGCCCTTTACAGGATTTCTGTGTCGCTGTGCGCAACAGCCCAG TGTTGGTGAATGGATTTGTGTGCAAGGACCCAATGCAAGTTCAGGCTGATGATTTCTTCCTCACGGGACTGGACAAACCAGGCAACATGAGTAACAAGGTTGGGTCCAATGTGACCCAAGTAAACGTAGCTCAGATAGCAGGACTCAATACCCTCGGAGTCTCTTTGGTTCGGATAGACTATGCACCCTATGGTCTCAATGCACCCCACACGCACCCAAGGGCGACGGAGATTTTAACAGTTTTGGAGGGCACCCTTTATGTCGGATTCGTCACTTCCAACCCAGACAATCGCCTCATGACAAAGGTCCTTCAAAAGGGCGATGTGTTTGTCTTCCCAATAGGCTTGGTTCACTTCCAGTTTAACATTGGCCTCACCAATGCCATAGCAATTGCAGGACTGAGCAGCCAGAGTCCAGGAACTATCACCATTGCGAATGCTGTGTTTGGATCGAATCCACCCATCTCAGACGACATTCTTGCCAAGGCATTCCAAGTTGATAAGAACATAGTTGATTATCTCCAATCGAAGTTTGGAATGAAAAATTAG
- the LOC131233121 gene encoding putative germin-like protein 2-1 isoform X1: MSTGFLLLAFFAFSFSFISASDPSPLQDFCVAVRNSPGIFVNGFVCKDPMQVQADDFFLTGLDKPGNMSNKVGSNVTQVNVAQIAGLNTLGVSLVRIDYAPYGLNAPHTHPRATEILTVLEGTLYVGFVTSNPDNRLMTKVLQKGDVFVFPIGLVHFQFNIGLTNAIAIAGLSSQSPGTITIANAVFGSNPPISDDILAKAFQVDKNIVDYLQSKFGMKN; this comes from the exons ATGTCCACGGGCTTTCTTCTCTTAGCATTTTTTGCATTCAGTTTCTCCTTTATCTCCGCATCCGATCCCAGCCCTTTACAGGATTTCTGTGTCGCTGTGCGCAACAGCCCAGGTATTTTC GTGAATGGATTTGTGTGCAAGGACCCAATGCAAGTTCAGGCTGATGATTTCTTCCTCACGGGACTGGACAAACCAGGCAACATGAGTAACAAGGTTGGGTCCAATGTGACCCAAGTAAACGTAGCTCAGATAGCAGGACTCAATACCCTCGGAGTCTCTTTGGTTCGGATAGACTATGCACCCTATGGTCTCAATGCACCCCACACGCACCCAAGGGCGACGGAGATTTTAACAGTTTTGGAGGGCACCCTTTATGTCGGATTCGTCACTTCCAACCCAGACAATCGCCTCATGACAAAGGTCCTTCAAAAGGGCGATGTGTTTGTCTTCCCAATAGGCTTGGTTCACTTCCAGTTTAACATTGGCCTCACCAATGCCATAGCAATTGCAGGACTGAGCAGCCAGAGTCCAGGAACTATCACCATTGCGAATGCTGTGTTTGGATCGAATCCACCCATCTCAGACGACATTCTTGCCAAGGCATTCCAAGTTGATAAGAACATAGTTGATTATCTCCAATCGAAGTTTGGAATGAAAAATTAG
- the LOC131232797 gene encoding putative germin-like protein 2-1: MSTGFILLAFIAFSFSFTSASDPSPLQDFCVAVRNSPVLVNGFVCKEPKQVQADDFFFTGLDKPGNTNNKVGSNVTQVNVAQIAGLNTLGVSLVRIDYAPYGLNAPHTHPRATEILTVLEGTLYVGFVTSNPDNRLITKVLQKGDVFVFPINLIHFQFNIGHTNAIAIAGLSSQNPGTITIANAVFGSNPPISDDVLAKAFQVDKKIIDYLQSQFGMKN; this comes from the exons ATGTCTACTGGCTTTATTCTCTTAGCATTCATTGCATTTAGTTTCTCCTTTACCTCTGCATCGGATCCCAGCCCTTTACAGGATTTCTGTGTCGCTGTGCGCAACAGCCCAG TGTTGGTGAATGGATTTGTGTGCAAGGAGCCAAAGCAAGTTCAGGCTGATGATTTCTTCTTCACGGGACTTGACAAACCAGGCAACACAAATAACAAGGTTGGGTCCAATGTGACCCAAGTAAACGTAGCCCAGATAGCAGGACTCAACACCCTCGGAGTCTCTTTGGTTCGGATAGACTATGCACCCTATGGTCTCAATGCACCCCACACGCACCCAAGGGCAACCGAGATCTTAACAGTCTTGGAGGGCACCCTTTACGTCGGATTCGTTACTTCCAACCCTGACAATCGCCTCATAACAAAGGTCCTTCAGAAGGGCGATGTGTTTGTCTTCCCAATAAACTTGATTCACTTCCAGTTTAACATCGGCCACACCAATGCCATAGCGATTGCAGGACTGAGCAGCCAGAACCCGGGAACCATCACCATTGCGAACGCCGTGTTTGGATCAAATCCACCCATCTCAGATGATGTTCTTGCCAAGGCATTCCAAGTTGATAAGAAAATAATTGATTATCTCCAATCGCAGTTTGGAATGAAAAACTAG